TTTAGTTTTTTGCAAGTGTGCAGCACTACATCAAATGTGATTTTACACTGCATAAATATACCAGATATAGCACTCTCAATACAACTTATCTCAAACATTGCACTTAGCTTACAGAGGGCAGGTTCACAGCCGTGAAGCGTACTCTACATTCACAAGAAGTACATAGCCCTAGACATTGTACAGGGATGACGCTACACTGCAGTGTAAATGCATGGCATGAATTTCAGGAGGTGCATTACCAAGCATCTTACATTCAGACTAAATGGTTACCAACAAAAGCTGAGTGCTCTCCATCAGTCTTGCCCATGCTGAGTGGTATCCCTTTAATGGAGTAACATCTCTTGTCTTGGGTTGCCTGCCTTGTATGTTATTGATACACCATGAAACACGATGAATGTTTTGTAGTTATAGCATTTAATCAGCAACCACAGTCCGGCTTCTTTTGTTGTAGCTGTTCCTTCTGTAAACGGCGTAGTGAGGTGTCACCATACTGAATACCTGATCCCATTCTCTCAGGATCAAGTTCACCTGTAATAACGACAAAAATCAACATAGTAAATTAAATCGTTATACATCAGTGGACTCCATTTTTTTTCAGGGTCCACCATGAGAAGTGATTAATTCAAACAACACCATATCATTAGCTATTTTCTCAGAAACCATCATGCACAGAATTTATCTAAATGTACATTCCTTCAAGTCCCCTCCAATACCCACCTAAGCTCTTAATCTAAACATGCCTCTAAAGCTTAGATGACCTATAAAACAACCTTTAGTAGATTAGAACATTGAAAAAATCCAGAAGTTTATAGTACCTGTTCATTTACTGTCAAGTAAATATTAACATTGATTCAATGACAAGATTTagattatataatgtacaaaacTTACCAGATTCAATTTTAGTTAATATAGACCTAGCACATTTCAAAAATGTCTCTTCGATATTTTCTCCAGTCAGGGCACTTGTTTCAAGGAACATGAGatctaaaatataaataatcagcatttcaaaactgtttatatcattaaaacattgCTGCAGTAAGTCACAGAGCACAAACTTGTGGTCATTCCTGTTgatgaaatatcaaatacagAGGAATCCACTTATTCCTATATCAGCAACAACCTGCTTATTAATCTGGTCCcaattttttcttctttgttttgattttcaagtctgtttatttgaatatgaaaattttaaagatacaaatgtatactgtataaatatttttgggGTACTTTGGGCGAAATGTACTGATCTGTTTGATTGTTTCTATGAAATTTGCATTCACTTTAAAACCACCtacaatatataatcaataatacagcatatacatatacatgtatataactgtcaACACAAGTCCCTACATTcgtttctgtttttttgtttttacatgttATTATCATACAATTTTTGTTCTACTTGCAATGGACAAAAgccacaagtacatgtacatatgatgAATTATAAGTTCAGAAATTacaatatattgaatatttatatttgctaTTATAATACCATTTTCCTGAGCAAATCTGCTGGCTTCTAGAAACGTTACTTCACGTTCAGCTTCCAAATCTTTCTTATTCCCCACCAAGATTATCACAATATTTGGACTTGCTAAAGTTCTTGCATCTGTTAACCAGTTTGTCAAGGCATTGTATGTTTCACGGCTACAAGTAAAGAATCAAGTAGAGTAAGTAACACTTcaatacaatgaaaacaatCTACTTAATTGTCAATCTATGGAAGGAGCTTAAAGCTCATAGATGATTGAAGTGTATGTATATCTGACAGCAGATTAAGGttgatactgtacatgttatactaatatttgatattcattttaaaatatcaaacatatccTTAAATATCATCTGTAGGCTGGCAATGTCTAGTTACAGTAtcattattgtaatattttatgttgataacaaaaataaacattattttgaacaAAAGTGTTTAATACTTCCATAAACACACAGTATCCCTGATAGATCAACATCAAACATAACATAAATATGTAACTATGTTGAAGATAGAACAATTCACTGTATACTTACATCAAACATAACATAACTATGTTACTATGTTGAAGATAGAACAATTGAGTGTATACCTACAGTTTGAAtttcatattatataaaaaGACAGACCTGCTAAATGTTTAAGTTCACCCTGAACACTTTACCAACCTTGTAATATCATAGACAAGAAGGGCACCTGCTGCTCCTCTGTAATAACTGCGGGTCACAGATCTGAAACATTACATTGCATGATGTCAATGGAGGGTATTATATGAGGTTACTTTCAACAGCATCCTCGAGCATATCTCTTATCAGAAACACTCTACACATTCATGAAACATCTTGATGAGTTATTAAACCTGttgtaatagatacataatgggtacgagtgatgtatcggatatatcacacgagtgcgtagcacgagtgtgatatatgcgatacgtcacgagtacccattttgtatctgttttatccaatgacagccgaggttttgtcacccacgtgcctaggggtggagctataaaattgatcagaacctgtcactgtgatatgtttcccgccaatttctgacacgttttgttttctgtcacagtagcccattcatttctagtgagactgtcaaccatgacggatcaggtactgatcactgatgtcgatgtgttcactgacctcgacgatatacatgtaacattatcACAGGCCGTAGATAAGTATGAGTATGAACTTGAAGATAGTGACACGGTAGCTACTGACATTGGAATAGTTGATACCAAGGAATTAACTCAGccaattgttgtaaatgaactgaatggtaatgtgaaaaacatgtgaaaggcTGCAGGATTCGAGGGAAATTACATAAACCATTCCGGAAAGAGGACCTGCGCTACTACCCTTTACCAAGCAGGTAAGTCTAAAATCATATCGTTTGAACaaattgtaaaatgaaatatttttcgtaaatttcgacgttcacaatgtcacaaaatcctttcaaaatccgtgaaattgtttaaagaaatcaaTGAATCGGTTAATCGGTATTTTTATCCCCTCgtcttgttatcattttcatcactattttgtttatgataggatttttgtgcaacgaaaatatattgttacatttagcgtaatctgtataaccattttttttttaaataactgaaattttatatgtaatcatgtaATGTATGCTTTTTTTTACTGACCTGttaaaatagattttacttaataaaatatgaacagggttttatattctgtttggtCAGGTTTTGATGAACAACTCATTATGGACAGAACGGTACATCGCAGCAGGACTGTACGTGCatacaaggtgaagaaagaagacagaaaatttctaaacggcactcgtatttcattaaattttgtttgaaatgcatttcctgtctttgttcatttgtcacgcctacatttgaaattggccccgcctcaagactgaggcatggaccaatcagaaatgccatgtgatatttcagatatcacatatgtgatatttgaaatatcacatagtatgcaatatatcgccaacaaaagatcaaagaaaaaccgaGGCGTCATTGGATAAGTTTCATTATACACTGTATCCATCTaagactggtatatatattgttaacaaTGATGTTAAACATTGTAATCATCAATGAAACTTTATACATCAACACAGCATTTGTTGTACTATGTTCCTACCCAATAGTACTATTCTTACTACAGTTAATGATACATGCAAAATGATCATTTTTGACTACCAACTGGTCATATCATTGCAGTACTAGTCATTAACTTACTTTTGTCAACCATTACCAATATTCATTCTGCATAAATACAGAGGTCgtaaaaatttataaaaaatggtctatcatttttatttaagcACCTATAAAGGCAATATGAATAGTACCAACCTGAACCTTTCCTGGCCTGCAGTGTCCCAGATCTGAAGCTTTACAGACTTTCCTCCAACATTAACAACCTTACTCCCAAACTCCACACCTATGGTATGGTTGGAATCTTGCTTAACTGTtggaagaaaaaataaaaacacaatcaATAAGCAAATCAAAATGCCAATATTCCACGGCCCTTTTTAAAACTAGTCACTTGATTTATATATCAATCCCTTAAACAAAAGCGCTAGCTAGGATCTTAAAACTTGATCATTTAacaataaagttatgaaagaaATTCATTATTCAATCAATGTTACTcccatgttatatatgtataagctatacatatatatagatgtagaaTATAAGAAAATCATATTTGCTTATTAACAAAACGAGAAAATTGTGTGATTAATTATTCAACTCacatttgttttctataaacTGATGTAGAATGCATGACTTTCCAGCTCCAGCACTGCCTATTACCAGGAATTTAAAgagaaaatctgaaaaaaataaagccacatatacatgtacacgtatttACAATTTTTAGTATACTTCAGGGGACAAATTTGTCATTAGTAAATATCCTGAAGAGGCCCACTGTTTCAATGTTTCCAAATAAAGAAAGCTTTTCCTGATCTTGTTGCTATTGACTCCTATACTTATATTACCTTTGTATGTATTACGGTCCAGAAACTTGTTTCTTTTTATCTTCAACATCAAACACAGAAACAATTAAAGGGTGATGAGGgcagagaaaacaaaatatgttatcatgttgACAAATCAGTATGATTCATTACTAGCTACATGTATGTGGATTGtacacattttgatatatagaaAAATTAGCACTtattcaatgtatatattatcatatatatagtatttgcTTGGTCACATCAGCTTAATTATTTTACATGCTGTCCAGTGAGATAAAACCTAGCAAAAGGTGGATCCAAGTAGCAAACGGCAATAAATCAGTAACTATTGTTGCTGTGACTAGGATATCTACAGGCTGCttgaatatattattttgaaaaatgtttataatttatatatcttgaagataaatacatattccattatttattacaaattattGGCAAAATTAATTGATGCAGGCTTTAAGCCTCTATATCCCTAtcaacaatatacatatatatacaatgagtAAAATTACATCATCCGTTTATGTAACCGTTATGATTATACATCAAAACAAGAATTTGTCCATTGTTCATCAAACAATACTTCGAAATTGTAAACAGTATCTGCATCAATGATATGTTGTGGTAAATTATTCCATGTATATACTATTGGGACTAATTATATAAAGAAACTTCTGCTTATGTCCAGATTACAATgcttttttaaaatcttttttgaGTGAGCCCTCATTCAATTGAAAATGTCCACTTAAAAAAATCTTCTGTTACAATGTACTCTATAATCATAAATGTGTTTCACTTTAAAATGGTTACAATGTCCCGGCCCTCTGGATCTGCAATGTTGTGGTGTTATAATATTGATGAGGAATTAGTTTTACGTATAATAGGTGTGTGACCTGTGATATGTTGGATTATCTTTAGGCCTACTTTCAGTGCCAGTATCATCTAACATCTAAATAGAAAGCTTGTGGAATTGAAGGAGTATTTGACACCaatataattcattataaaatCAATCCTTATAAATCAATGGGATTGATTGAATTCACAAGCAGTCGTAGTAGTGTAACAGAATAACATTGTCTGTACCGCCACTGTACGTCTCGccatagcccgagtttcctctggccctgacaccatgtctggtcactctggtgtagggccaaagcgcactactatatgaaaacgtggacTTTTCTGACACCTAGAAAGGACTTAATGGATttttctggggtaaataaatatctcatgtatccatatatgtaaggtactAGGTAGGTGTTATGTTACGCCCGATTTTTTGcatttgcaccaaattcttagcgacacaaAACGTTGTCGGAAAATTCCACGTTTTCACATAGTAatgcgctctggccctacaccagacatggtgtcagggccagaggaaactcgggctactgtGATGCGATTCCTGATCATGTCAAAATCAGCTGatcgtaaaaaaaatattgcatcGATCAGCTGCAAAAGATTCGTTGAATAAATAGCACTCTttatacatatctattttcagtctttatatatttataatcacACGAAGACACCATCAATcaacaatattgatataagcACGACAAAAAACAACAGGACTCTCTAAAGGACTTCCGTGTCCGTCTGAAATATATGACGACTGGGGGAGGGACAACAGCAGACGGCCTCATTTGATAGGCAAATAAACAAAGATCTTTGAGTATGTGATGTGCTTTGGCAGCGCTGGTAAATATATGGTCGGATAACATGAGAAAAAGTTATGACATGCAACATTACCGTATGTTTCTGACATATTGTCAACGTAAATGCCAGTATGTATCGTCCTGGCTAACTTCGCAAAAGATGGCAATCGAAGTCTCGCTCACTTCTCGCCGTCACCTAAACAGCGATATGGTCGAAGGTAAGAATTATCCGGATTTGTTTTTATGGTGACAAAATCAATCAAATTGCATTTAAAATATACTTTATTCTTTTCACAACAATATCTTTCAAATAAATTATTCAGGGAACCGGTTTATTTCATTTACTAGTGAAAAGTAGTCCATGGAAGTATATCTCCATAAGTGCTTATCTTATATGCACACTCCTTTATTTTAGTTTCTCGTGataatacagtacagtatagatAAGAGAGATTAAAGAAAATAGACAgatagaaaataaagaaaaaggtAACCGACAAAGTTGACAAAATTGTagattttttctatttttttttttttttattttagaaagaAATATACAATCACCATGCCCACAGGTACACCCTGTCTGTACTTGAAGTTCTGGAATTCACGTTGAAGGAAATGTAagaaacatttgtaaaaatggTCATATCAAACTTAAATTTCTTAAATGGAACATTCCAGAAAAGTAGACAAAATTATTATGGTCGTGTAAGGGAGATTTATAGCtgcattttaataataaaaaggTTATATATTGCGTTAACTCTCCTTTTATTCAccaattttaaaaatacatattttgagttcaaaaatataaaattgtacCAGGTCATGACCGCAACGAAAACAAATAACAACTCCAAAATTACCCccaatatatttgttaattagaTCTAATTCTTAAGCACAGGTGTCATTTTATGTATACGCTCTCGGTGATGTGGCATCTGTAACGAAGCTACAGATATTAACGTATTAATGACATTAACATATACAGATGATAcatgcaatatttttttatatcagaAAACTACACTGTACTTCTGGCCATTTGTCAAAAACACTGCATTTACTTCAATACACATGGCAGTCCCGAAAATTCATTTTGTACTTACTGTAtgtttcgaaaaaaaattaaacggctttactgaaattttttttttttatttaaacatattttatttgcttCAAAAGCATAAAGAACCTGGCACAAGTTACTACAACATTACTAAGGCCTTCTCCACAAATAGCATAATGTGATCACAATGAatacagttttttttcaaataattcaaaaagatgtatatcatattatattaccGAAACCTTTGGCctgattttaaataattatgcACACGTCTAAAAATGTTTATGTATACATCTACTGGCAGATATTCATTTCCTTTTAGCAGTAAGTGAAATCATTGACAAACCCCAGATTGAAATTGTCTAAATTAGAGGGTACGTctttgtataatataatgaGGACATGTAAAAGAAATGATAGGCATTCTCACAGGGGTTTCCACATCAACACTCAAAAGTTTCAATTAGATTTACTCTGAAAAGATCATAGTTTAAAGAACTTCTTTTGTACAAAAGTACTTCAACTTAGtatgcaaaatattgaaaatatagtATTGAAAGTGAAAAACGTGGTATCACATCAAACGTAGTCAACAAGCTTAGTGTAAATGCTGACGTAAAAATCTGGGgtaatatattcaattattACATACCGTAATCAGTCTCTGTGACTATTACATAACTCAGTCTAGATGACACATTTTTATTATCGACAATGGTTGAGTTGGTGAAGTGTCTTTTTCGCCATGTTGTACGTTTCGGTAAACACTAGGATAGACTAAAGATTaagtatttttgaaattatcaaGGCCAAGATGATTATATTAGATAGAAGGTTGAGTTTGATTGGATGTCTGGTTGACTTTGTTTAGTTAGTGGCATGTTACGATAGAAAAAAGGTCCCGCTTTTGACCGActtggttttttgttttcataccaGGCCGAACGCACCGAGAGCTTATCTAAATAGCACAACAAACTTTATAAAAACCTCTAAAGATTCTATATCTATGTCGATAGGCTATATCCTGTAGAACTCGAAGTCAAAAGAACACCCCAGACTCGTCAACACTTACCTCAGTCTTAACTCACAAAATCACCAGCAGGGACAGCCTACAACGTATGATAAGCACGATGATTCAAATTTGccaattgtttattttctattccTAGGTACATAGTAGCATCCATGTTTCCCCAGTCTACAATGTTCAAGGACTTATTCCCAATTATTACGATTTCCATGATAGATGTTGACTACTGAAGGAAAACTAACAAACAAAGGGTTTTGAGTGATGTAGATTAATAAATAATGGTCGACATTGTGACCTTTTTTTGGAAACATTCCatttccttgtgcgatatgaagtcgGACGTGGTCGATGTTTATTGATATGCCTATGGATTGTCACCACCCTATACGAAATACAAAACCATGACATTCAaatacacttacatgtacacaagttttatatcaatatcataatgcaaaaacattttcaaagtaAACAGATTGGGATACATCtttattatttagaaatatcCTGAATTACACAATAGGCATGTTTAAGCTTGTATCGGTTATGAAATAAAACACGTTCCCGATAGTAGGAAATGACCGATATACTAGGACTACTTGTGGACGCGAAAGGATGAAATTGGTCATTCAATCAGAtcgagaaaaagaaaaagaaacctTGCTAACGAAAGTGGATGATTCAGCGTTCATTTTTATCACAGGTAACGtatgattaaaataataattttaccATGCAGGTAGCGTTAatgtaagagttatttccccttaccCACTCTTTTTGACGAGCGTCAAAATAAGACCGCTCTAAGATATATCTCCAGATTCTACTTACAAGGACGACAGCTCATCGGGAGATACGTGTCTGTTGTCGAACcaatacacaaaaataataattaccCAGTAacacatgtgtatatgtttaaCAAAGTACGGCAGCGATTGTGAATACCAATATAGAGATCTATTAAAATTGAGATTGGATCCGAAGACGAAAATAGTATTTCAAGGGAAACCGTTGCTTTAATATTCCTGTCCTTATAGTAATTCTCCATTTTTTTCACCCCTTCGCTGTCTACGTTTGGTATGAGACCCGAAGTTAAGTTAAAATATCTGCTAACGGCTTCAAATGCAAACGAACGTTGTCTGTACAGTCATGAGACGGGGCTGCGTTTGCACAAATGTATACAAGTCAAAGTATGTAGAGATGGCTTGCTCATATGCATGAAAATCGTATGGTTTTACGATTAGGGTCCCCCCttacaattaattttaaaaaaatgcatGGAAAACTTAAGCTTGTATCAATATCAGGATACTTCGTGAGGAGTACAGAAGTACAATTTCATGAACTCATCAGTGAAAttataaaaaagtaaacaaacttgactaaattgtctCTTCAAGGCGGAGTACGGCCATGTTCGCTAGCCTACGgttactatatatgtaatatcgggagtgtaacgtaatcagaagccttggctagcgaagatgtggTCACAGGAGCTGAACTGGAACCTTTTCCCCGCTTCTTTTAACGTTTGCTGTCTAGACTAGAGAAACGAATTTTGATAACCTAATGTAGATTTACAGCACATTCAAGCCATATTTGCCCGTGAACTTTGCGAATATTCATCCAATCATGTCGAATCTGAACTAATTTGTCGATCTTTCGTAAAACACAAGGCTAAGGCCATAATACGGAAAATTTCATCGTGAGAATGATTGAATTTCTGGCCCATTTTCATTAGTTTGGTAGTAGCACctacaaactgtgtccctccCTTGGCCCAGATTCGTCTAAAactatattgataaaataatcttttgatacattgtatcatttttttttcagtcttgtatacatatgttttcttaagataacaaaaaaacaaaaacttaatcGACTCTGCTGATTTGATATTCCTCTAGAGAACATCGCAGACTCTGCCGCATTAGTCTGGATCTTACCTTACACAACCTCACCACCAGGGATATCTTTCCAAGATGCATACTGattaatattaatgatatatgtttatTCGGATATATCTATTGTGTATCTTACATAAACCTCCATGCTTCACCATTATACATGTTTTACATCTTGCAGTTTATTCAATATTCGAGTGCTTCTTGTCGACGTCAAGGTCTCATCGCGGGAAATATTCGATTTCTATGCGGTAGAAGATATGATGATTCTCGTTAATGTGTCTGGTGGTGCTTCGTTACTACCTTGGATCTATTTTTTTCAGGACAAATATCTACTGGTCCTCCTTGTAGCATATACACGTAAATTAacgtatatatttttatctccTTATCTAGAGAAGTCCTACGTAATAACGAAAACGTAATTCTACCTCAAActacaaacaaaaaaatgaaatagatttCCATGGAGACAATTAAAATAGTTTAAGAAGAATAAGACCCGGTGATAGAGTAAGGGTCTTTTACTTCAtagacgacacccaccatacaaatctaggtcacgacgacatctaccatataaatctaggtcacgacgacaaccgccatataaatctaggtcacgacgacgtccgtcatacaaatctaggtcaaatcgaaaAACACCTGTCATGCAATTTAGGTCAAAtagacgacacccgccatacaaatctaggtcaaatagacgacacctgtcatacaaatctaggtcaaatagaCGACACCCACCGTACAAATCTAGCTCAAATCAGCGACACCCGccattcaaatctaggtcaaatagacgacacctgtcatagaaatctaggtcaaatagacgacacccaccatacaaatctagatcaaatagacgacacccgtcatacaatctaggtcaaatagacgacacccgccatacaaatctaggtcaaatagaCGAcgcccgccatacaaatctaggtcaaaaaagacgacacccgccatacaaatcaaggtcaaacaGACGAAACCTGAGcctcatcaacctgcatctATATACATAATTGTTTTTCAGTCGTTAATTGACATCTGTCGAGTAAATCGTGATAATGTGAAAAGTACTTGGATGTCGAATCAACTGGGTCATGTAAACACCATATTACTacctagaaatggaaaattaataattggtattaaattgaaatcatcacgctTATCGTACAGCCTAAGGGTGAAGGTAAGCTGCTGATGTTGCAGTGTCCTTTATTCAAGTTCTATAGGCATATTCGAAGCGGAGCGGAAGTCATTATCTAAAGAGCGTATCCTCGtaaccatatacatatgtatacgaGGATCTTTATAGATTTTACACCAGAAATAACCAGATACAAAAGGGAAAAGAGTAATGAAATTTTAAAGCTCATCTGATCTCCCCTCGGTACGTCTATTATCATTCCTAACGTTAATACCTTAtcattgtattttatcattattagcATATATTCTATGGCAAGTTTATAATTCATACATTACTGGGTGTATAAATCTTACGTATAATTCTATACATTTAATGCATATCTTACGATATCAGATTTCTATAAGAAATGCTCACTATGAACATCATATTCAGATAGTTTTGGGTTGTGGTTGAGAGAAGGGTTTTCTGTATAATCTCACCTCTCCGGTAGGTTTTGGGTTGTGGTTGAGAGGAGGGTTTTCGGTATAATCTCACCTCACCGGCAGTTTTGGGTTGTGGTTGAGAGAAGGGTTTTCTGTATAATCCTACCTCTCCGGTAGTTTTGGGTTGTGGTTGAGAGAAGGGTTTTCTGTATAATCTCACCTCTCCGGTAGTTTTGGGTTGTGGTTGAGAGGAGAGTTTTCTGTATAATCTCACCTCTCCGGTAGTTTTGGGTTGTGGTTGAGAGGAGAGTCTTCTGTTTCTGTATATAATCCCACCTCTCCTACAGGTTTTAGGTTGTGGTTGAGAGGACTGTCTTCTGTGTGCGTATAATCCTACCTCCCCAGAAGGTTTTATGTCGAGTTGTTTAATAGTATTGGTCTTCTCTGATATCTGATTAAGATACACTGAATGAACTGAAACTGTTCCGTTGTCTCATTGCTACCTTTGAACACGCTACCCTTTCCGGAACTCATGGTCTTATTCCCTGGTACTTTATCCTGGGATTTTTGTGCAGATCTAATATCTAATAT
This DNA window, taken from Pecten maximus chromosome 3, xPecMax1.1, whole genome shotgun sequence, encodes the following:
- the LOC117324369 gene encoding ras-related protein Rab-4B, whose protein sequence is MSETYDFLFKFLVIGSAGAGKSCILHQFIENKFKQDSNHTIGVEFGSKVVNVGGKSVKLQIWDTAGQERFRSVTRSYYRGAAGALLVYDITSRETYNALTNWLTDARTLASPNIVIILVGNKKDLEAEREVTFLEASRFAQENDLMFLETSALTGENIEETFLKCARSILTKIESGELDPERMGSGIQYGDTSLRRLQKEQLQQKKPDCGC